From the Cucumis sativus cultivar 9930 chromosome 5, Cucumber_9930_V3, whole genome shotgun sequence genome, the window CAACCGTCGCCACCCAATTACAaaccacatttttttatagtcAACATcgaccaatttttataaaataattttttggcAACAGTGGTCGGACAACTTTTGACCGTGTTTTTGTCAACTGTTTCCCAACAACCATCGACAACCAACTTCTAGCGACTGTTTTCTCGGTAGTCACTTTCAGCCAACTTCTAGTGATCATTTTTCAACATTCATCCTCGGGCAACTTCAAATGATTGTTTTTGAGGATTTTTGTCGATCAAATTATAGTGACTTCTTTTGGTGATAGTGGTCGGTAGTGTCATGACACTGTTTCTTGATGACCATCTCCAACTACTATGCTCGACAATTGTTTTCAGGCCATCGTCGACAACCAACTTTGGGTGAACCTATTCATAACAATTGTTTTCGCCCAATTTTGGTGGGGTGTGTTTTAGTGACCCCTAATGTCAACCtgtaattatcattttttagtGACCATCACCGAACACGGTTTGCAACCATATAtagtttttctaaacttttttttctttagaaaaaaataagaatccCCAAAGCTGTAAGccctcaaaataaataaaaattggtttattttcattgatttCTAAAAATTCTGTTCCTAGTCGTAGTTGTTGTTTGTCTTTGTGCAGTGCATAcacataattacaaaaaaagaagacagtAAATGAGAATCTTGAAGAGGAAAAATGGCGATGGAGCTGCTTTTGTACTTTCATCTCATGGTTTTGTGGTTTGCAAGTTTCTTCTACGTTAAATAGCACAAAAAGCCGACTCAAATCCATTTCGAATATTTCCCAACAAAGTTCCAAACAGATCATACCCATTCACTACTCTCAACTAGCTCCACAACAAAATTCCACTCAATCCCTCCAAATTTCTTCccctttttttctcctctcctttccatttctctgtttcttctcttcaaaAATCCCCCTACCCTTCtctcaaatttcttattttcagcCCATCTTTTCTTGCTTTGGTTTTGGACAAATGGACAACACTCAGCGGATTGAGCAGCTGAGAAGATTAGTGGAGAAAAATGGGATTTCTACAGAAGTAAGTGTTTCTTTTCGTTTCTGggttttgaattatttttatgttatgtaatctttgattttgattttgcaGAAGTATGGTGATCCGATGATGATGAGGTTTTTGATTGCGAGGTCGATGGATGTTGATAAAGCCGCTAAGATGTTTGTGCAATGGCAGAAATGGAGAGATACGATGGTTCCGAATGGGCAAATCGATGAATCTGAGATTGAGGATGAATTAGGAACAAGGAAGATGTTTTTGCAGGGTTTATCCAAGAATGGGCACGCTGTGTTGTTCTTGAAAGGGAGCAAACATTTTCCTGCTAAGGATCAAGTTCAATTCAAGAGTGAGTTTCCTTATCTCGTTCCTTCGAATTCAATTTCATTGGACTGGGAGTTctgttttgaatttgttagCCCGCCtttgaaattggttttattgaTTCTGTTTCTCCGTTGGCTTTCAATAGTTTCTTTTCCACCATGTGTTTGATTCTTGGTTTGTCCTCGAAGATGTgggtctttgtttttttaaaaaaaaattatataacgCTTAGAATAAGAGTTCCAACttgctttctttttatattattttcattagtaGCTTGAACTATTCTTTATCTTGGAAATGCAAAATTATGAATTGTAATTGGTTGGGTTTCAACTTGATAATGGGATTTCACTGTATGTCTTTAAGACAAATAAGTGCAAAATCCTTGGGATGAAGTTTAAGGATAGCTATAGTTTATCCTTGGTTTTCTATTTTGAGAAGCAAAATTTTGTGGAAaggctaaattataaaaatacccTAAACTTTCTCACATGTTTCGATCACAAGTTGCAATATTAATCTTGACTTTTTATTGAAGTATCAAAACTACCCTTCAAGTAGAAATGTTTTGATTGTCATACAAAAGTTGGGACATGAAAAGGTGTGGTGGTGTTGATCTGGgataaaattttggatcaaTAACGCCGACTGGTATGTTaaaactgattttttttttcagtctATTATCATGAAGGAACAATTTTTCAATGATATAAAATCTGTTATGCCTTCCAAAATCACAAGATTGAGATTATGACTATATGAgcaattatgaaataaatgagaaaattcaGATCtgttatggattttttttttctatcttcaaAATAGAACTCCAAACGCCTCACTAGAATTTTAGCCTAAAAAATCATGCAACTCTGGACTAGACCCACCCCTTTTGTGTGGGGACTTCCAGCTCTCAATGTCAATATGattaaatatattgaattgCCTTGTTAAGCCTTTTGTCTCTCCAACAGTGCAGTATTATGCGTTTAATGCAATGAAGACCTTGACATATTTGCCCCCCTTTGTGGAAACACTATTAAAATTTCCTCAAACGTGAATAAAAGCTTGCAATTTAAAGCGAGTTTTTTTATGCTAAATGTTATAAGAGTTGGGAAATTATCAGATTAGTCGAGGTACACTCTtatagttataaaataaataaaaaattgaattaaaggCATCAGGTGATTGATATTATCTCATTcacttatttttcatcttctttatgCAGAGTATGTGGTTTATTCCTTGGACAAGACAATTTCAAGGTGCCCCTCGATCTGTACTAACTTCATGTATTGAGAACTTTTGTAAATTATCTTTCTTTGCACTCACTGCCCATTTTGACATCATATCAAATGTCATATGCTTTCTTTGTACCTCATAATTTTCCATCCTGTGAAGAGTTTGATTCTATAACGTACTATTGCTGCAAAAAGAAGATCAATTCTATCTTGATAAGTTCAAGTAACAGCTTATTTGGTGTTTCTGGTGTCTGTTTCAGTGCTTTTAAGGGAAGAGAAATTGGGAATGAGAAGCTGATTGGCATTCTTGATCTGCAGCAAATTTCATACAAGAACATTGATCCCCGTGGATTGATAACTGGCTTTCAGTTATTGCAGGTAAACTATGGAATAAAAAACACTTTTGGCTCTTGAACTTTCGCAGAAGTGATATGTTAGTCTCTTAACTTTAGTTTGGGAGCTTCAATAAgtgtaataatttaatatctataaatacatttcaaaatgaattagTACTTATCGtgtcaaatattattaaagatTTAATGATGTTTCTTATGCATGTAGATTGTTAAACTATTTaggaattttatttataaaccagcaaatcttaatatttatgcaataaaaattaacacttAATTTCGATTAGTCTTTTTTATGGTAGGACCTGATAAGTTGTTACAGAATTGAGAGTATAGGGATTAAGTTGCCACTATAAATAATAACTACACTTTTACAAACTTGGAAGCGACTGAATCATCACAAACTGAAGTTTCAGGACTAAATATTACTAGtatgaaagtttaaagaaCTTGTGTCTTTAAAcctatatatttgttttacaCTGTATGAATTATAACTGATAGCATCTGAATGAAGTTTGTCGATGCTGTAcatagattttcttttcctttatgGCTGGagctttaaatttgtatgtataCAATTACTCTGGTTATTGACTAAATTTTCTAGGGACAAGATACATGTTCGTTTGcaaaagaaacccaaaatCATTGGACCATTAGAGTATGCATATTGCATAAGCTAGGAattagatgattttttttacttcataaTATTGTTGGGTTAGGACTCCTCCCTGAAACTCAGACAAATCCCAAAACATCAATGGAGAAACAGAGACAATACTCTGCTAACTttatattaatagaaaataCTCAAAGTTTACAAGCACAGTAAAACCATAACCAAAGAACACCAacatagaaaagaagaaataggaAAATAGAAAGTGATGACTAGAATCCCGGATCCTTCGAGAAGGCCGGGTTCTTCTCCAAAAACAGCTCACAGCTGCTTTCCCAAAAGATGAACTCCCACCAATCCCCAAaacattctttatatattactCTCAGTGGGTCCCTCTCAGATCCTCCTCTCCACATGTCTTCTGTCTATTTCCTAACATACCTTCCCCCGTCTTCCTCCTTCTGTAGGTGTTAATTATTGGGGGCCTAACATGTTGTTCACTGTTAGAATTTACTCGATGTCCTGCTTTCTTTTTCCAGCCAAACCAGTTCTTCTAACAGACGCAAGTTGTGATTGATGTTTCTCTAGTAGGTTCAGTTCATATAAAATAAGTATGCGACAAATcttatcaaaaagaaaaagggaaaagaagagGTGTGAGATAAAAGATGAAATGGCTTAGCATAGTGTTGGGCATAGGATCTATTGcttcaataatatatcaaaccATAACTGAACCTAAAATCCAAACGGGTGTTTTGGCCCATTCAGTAAAAGAGAAGTAAATAAGTACCTTGTTAATATGTTGGAAGGTTGGAGTTTGTATTTGGGATGTAGAGCTTATAAGCATTTAAGCTGTATTTGGCCCTGGACAAGTGTCCAACATGTTAACTGGTGTGtccaattattttattattaaattttttatttcagaCAAGGCAGGACACGACACGGTTGGAGACACCTCTAGGACAAGACAACCTGCATATTAAAAAAACCCTCTAGGACAAGACAACCTgcatattagaaaaaaatgcttagttgcaaatatagcaattacattcaaaataatgaagtatatagcaatatttttaaaaatttacaaatataacaaaacctgtaaaagtctatcaatgataaaataaaagtctatcattgagagtctattaatgataaaagcCTGtcactaaaaaaatttattatatcggtaaattttgctaaaattgTTACCAATTATAATGACGGTCGAAGACAACTAAAATATGAGGCATTAAGCCCAAGCCCAGCCCGTCGGTTTTAAAAcctattttagggtttttttcaGGCTGGTACCAATCTTTTTCCACACCCACGAGGCACGATGGAGTTTCTCCACCTTCCTCAAACGTAGCCTCTTGAAGACCCATTAACCCttccatttaatttctttttcccctttttgtgttttttttcttttgttttcaatttctttcttttatcatccatttctgtttttatatattttctttctcttctatcttttttttccttttattaaatcttttttttcattctctcctattatttttcatttttaaaatatgtttttttctttaccattatttttatataaaactaGGATCAACTATTAGTCAGAccgtaattaattttatggttattttgatgttttcaaAAGTATTATTTCTCTATATGCAtcatgtatttttatttttgtaaaaaaaatgtgctGTCTGTCCTATGTGAGTGTCTATACTGTTTAATTGTTGAGTTGAAAGATTGAGTTTCTGCTTAAGTGTCCTGTGTGAGGGCTCCGATTATTCATACATACAAATACAGGGGTATGAAGGGAATTACTCACCAGACAGCAACGAGAGAGAAGGGAAAGACATTTAGAGAAAAACAACACATGACATCTCTCTCTCCATATTGctaatatgataaatataaaaataattagtaatgccaacatgagcttagctaCTGGCACCcgtacttttaaatttgctattttttcaatttaaaaaatgttggtgACATGTgccatattatcataatttattttttttgctatttttgcaagcgTCCCTAAAAAAATGTCTAGGGATCGGTGTTATTTGGTTAAAGGCTGCTGAAGCTTTTCGAGGGAGAGGTTGCCAGCCTTATGAAAGAAGCTGGTTTTGTTATCTTcttgtttatatttgtttgttctaCTATCACTCTTTGGCTTGTTTTGTGATCATTCTCTTtgaatatcaataatatatctaCAAAGTGCTGCCTTTGTTTTGGGTTTTCCTGAGTTTTAGGTGGGAAACTTGACAGTTTCTAAATAATTGTGAAAATTAGATTGAGAAAGCTAAATCAAGTTActtgataaaaatgaaagtagaGAGAGAAGTTCATCGGTAAATgtgaaaagtataaaaaaattggaaagatCAAAATACTTGATAGATGTGTTAACACTTATTATTGAGGTTGAGTTGTTTACCTTAAGACACTAATTTAAGAAGTTGGTGGTCCTAATGGCTCCTTAATCTAATCTTAAGTTCAGGTTGTGGCTGGATGATTTTTAGGCTCTCAACTGTCCTGAAgtaccttttctttcttcctcttccttatAACCATGACAAGTTTTGATTGTTTTGCCTTCTTTAATGCAGGCTTATTATCCTGAACGTCTGGCAAAGTGCTACATCCTAAACATGCCACGGTTTTTTGTCAGTGTGTGGAGGATGGTCTCTCGGTTCCTTGAGAAGGCAACGCTCGAAAAGGTATGTGAATCTCTATAACAAATGTTCTAGAAAAGTTGCATCCAtaatttaactatatatatgcTGACAGTAAATCTATGCATTTTCAGTTTAGGAAATTTTACTTTCACATCGAAATTATAAAGTCCATTCATTCTCTtaattattccatttttttttcttattaaagaGAAAAGCTTGATAAATAAGTCTTAGGTTCAACTTCATGAAATTAAAGGTTtagattaaaattgatatatctTGCCAAGTTCAGGTTATGAGAGTGTATTTTCTCTAAAGAAAAATTCTCACCCTTAACtactctcttctcttctcttccccTATCTCTATTAGTTTACTAATCAAGTAACCCACATTGATGAGCTAactgagaaaaaaaagtgtgccCTACCCAAGAAGGAAGTGAAAACCGTGGCATGCTTAAACGATAGAACTAGAGTTGTATtgtatttcatattttcattgttTAGATATTTGGTTTGTTGCAAATTTGAGAATCTAGATCTTGAATTGAAACCAGGcttaaaatgtgtttgaatatatatatttttataaagcataaaaataattgtaatcTTCAAATGTTTATTAGGTTGAGTCTCAActtttactaattaattttatgaacaTCTTGCTAcgttataaattttgtaaaattattattttacaagaTTATACaagttataatatattataggCTACAGTAtacatgtttaaatttaacccAAATACTAATTTGTCAAatgtaattttgtattttaaaatttcaaattcaaaatataaatagaatgTAAacgtaaaaatataaaaatataaagattgaCAATCAATATCATGAAGAGTCAAACCATGATCTTTGAATGATACATAGTGTTTTATCTACTAAGTTATGAGATAGGATTGACATCCTAACTTAAATTTTGGCTTTAGGATAAATATTGATTAGCATGAAGCTATAATTTCAAATCGGTATAATGTTACAATAATCTTTTGAATCGAATTTAAGAAGGTGATCACTgtgtaaatattataaatgaaCTTATAAAGTGCATGTGAGCAAGAATCATTGTTAGGctgattaatattttgatgacatttgtattttaaattgagtGTATGAAACTGATGTGATCTCAGGTAGTGATAGTGACCAACGAAGAAGAGAGGAGAGGTGTGGTAGAGGAAGTTGGAGAGGATGTATTGCCAGTTGAATTTGGTGGAAAGGCAAAGCTTATTGCTATTCAAGATGTTGTTCTTCCTCAATTGGCTGCTTGAATGTTAACAAATTGGATGGggtgtctatatatatatatatatgtatgtatttgtaataaatgtaatttttaattgaaattgttgTATAAGCTAATTGAATACATGAACTTAGCATAGCttttagtaataatataacatgaaattcaaagaaaattggaaagagAAGGGAATTTTATAATATCTCAGTGAATTTTTCTCTATTATCTCTTCCAAGCAAGATcgtaaacaaaaaagaaaatcttaagATTCGAGCATGTGTGATAAGAATTATAGTGTTTCACACGTTCTGGATGAACCAGTTACAAGATCTAAGATAGCAAAGATTCTACAATCATTCATTCTTCTTGTACAAGAATGGATGAGATCGGTTTGTCTTTAATTTCATGCGCTACATGGTCATGCAAgagatgaaatataatttgttgGAGTATTGAATGTCAATGTTTGTTCGGTTGAAGCTGACCTTGAGGTATACATTAATCTTCCACGAATTCTAACACTTTGAagatcttcatttttattagatGGTTGGAAGAGaagtttcttcaaagttttatttttcactttttggaatttctttaaattggTTAGAAGCTCTACAAGTCTGTCTATTTACTGTGActttttatgaatgaaaattgaaattgtataTACCGAGACTTTCCTCTTAATAACGACAATTATTGCGATAAAATGCATGTGAGTTGTTTAGTTTAACATTGATCAAGTTTGACTATAAAGtgattcaataaaaaaaatacaatattttcaaatatggcTTCTAGATTTTCACACTACGAGAACTTTTGGCAATTTCAAACACTTTTTATCTTGATGCATCATTTTACGTGGATAAAAACGTGTTTATCCCGACAAAATTCTAATTCGTCAACAAAGTTTTagaaatcaatatattttttctacttATTTATGTTGACGCAAGATTTTTTACATATGACGATACAAATAATGTCGACCAAgctttcaaaaagaaaaaccaatacatttttatacatatttatatgaCACAAGAATTATACATATGACGACGATGCAAACGTTggagttttaaaaacaaaaacaaaaacaaaaataatcgTACAtttgtttacatttttatgCTGATGCAAGATTAATATAAATGACGACGTAAAACATGTCgacataagttttttttctctaaaagaactcatacatttcttttacaaatttataccAAAAAATTGTCagcatcaatttaaaaaaaaaaaaaacccaacttttatataagaaaattttagaacaaaaaaaccatACATCTTTTTatacatttagaaaattaatataattgggcacaaatttttgttaaaaaaaaaaacggtaattttaattttcctaaTGTTCCTTCCCCACTATTTCCCTCCCTTTCTCCAACACACAGCCACTGCCCTCCGCACGATTTCCCTTCTTTCTCCCACTGCCGCGCCCCTCCCCCCCGCCAGCCCTGCGATTTCCCCCTTTCTCCCACAGCTGCCGCACACTGCCGCCCCTAAGATTTCCCCACCTTTTTCCGGACTCCATTTCTCTCCGCAGTAGCTTCCCTGCTCGTGCCCGACTTCGTCTTCTCGCTACAATCGTATGTTATCCCTTCGCACGCTCACTGAAGTTTggaaaatcttttattttcaacaagtTTGGTAAATCTTCAACTCTCGTtctattgaatttgaaaccaaaatttaacatattcTTGTTGTCTAATtccttataaaataatttgaaaccAAAGTTTAAATGATGtagaatatttattatcaCATTCTCTATATACAAGgacttgaaatttaattagtttaattatcacgtttatttatttattttattaacttta encodes:
- the LOC101223183 gene encoding SEC14 cytosolic factor isoform X1, which translates into the protein MDNTQRIEQLRRLVEKNGISTEKYGDPMMMRFLIARSMDVDKAAKMFVQWQKWRDTMVPNGQIDESEIEDELGTRKMFLQGLSKNGHAVLFLKGSKHFPAKDQVQFKKYVVYSLDKTISRCPSICTNFIAFKGREIGNEKLIGILDLQQISYKNIDPRGLITGFQLLQAYYPERLAKCYILNMPRFFVSVWRMVSRFLEKATLEKVVIVTNEEERRGVVEEVGEDVLPVEFGGKAKLIAIQDVVLPQLAA
- the LOC101223183 gene encoding SEC14 cytosolic factor isoform X2, with protein sequence MDNTQRIEQLRRLVEKNGISTEKYGDPMMMRFLIARSMDVDKAAKMFVQWQKWRDTMVPNGQIDESEIEDELGTRKMFLQGLSKNGHAVLFLKGSKHFPAKDQVQFKKYVVYSLDKTISSAFKGREIGNEKLIGILDLQQISYKNIDPRGLITGFQLLQAYYPERLAKCYILNMPRFFVSVWRMVSRFLEKATLEKVVIVTNEEERRGVVEEVGEDVLPVEFGGKAKLIAIQDVVLPQLAA